The following are encoded together in the Nocardioides okcheonensis genome:
- a CDS encoding DEAD/DEAH box helicase, which produces MSHPDEELSPAERYAAFRREKPYPMLKDFAGLYGFALDDFQVRACQEIEDGRGVLVAAPTGSGKTIVGEFAIHLALQTGRKAFYTTPIKALSNQKYHDLVKRYGSENVGLLTGDNVVNGEAPVVVMTTEVLRNMLYAGSRTLLGLGYVVMDEVHYLADRMRGAVWEEVIIHLPESVTLVSLSATVSNAEEFGEWLATVRGETTTVLEEKRPVPLFQHVMVGRRLLDLFASSDVDASAGFVKEGAPVNDELTRIARDDWASTRLMRDRRSPRKGKPGSSKNPRSVGNGRRVWIPTRVDVVERLDREGLLPAIMFIFSRAGCDAAVTQLVQANTRLTTAAERDEIFARVEAASRTLPEEDLHVLGYHEFLDGLTRGIAAHHAGLLPAFKQVVEELFQDGLVKVVFATETLALGINMPARTVVIEKLSKWNGETHADLTPGEYTQLTGRAGRRGLDIEGHGVVLYQPGMNPREVAGLASTRTYPLRSSFRPSYNMAVNLVHQFGRARSRELLEQSFAQFQADKAVVGLARQVRQAEDALDGYRDAATCHVGDFMEYAGIRRRISDLEKGAARERRQDRRGEAAASLGRLRPGDVIRVPAGKFSGLAVVIDPGASGDEPRPYVVTADRQARRLAMMDFPVPVESIGRLRIPKSFNGRNPGQRRELANALRARADSFDAPGPRREKQRDSFSDTPTDREIGRLRADLKAHPCHQCPEREDHARWAERYFKLERDTETLKRRVENRTNTVARTFDRVCDVLTALDYLEGDTVTEKGGHLRRIYTDMDLVAAEAIRAGLFDGLAPSELASVLSALVFEARRADDASSPKMPGGQVRPVLGELVRLWGQLDALERDHKLDFLREPDMGFAWAAWRWAEGDDLDDVLMATGLSAGDFVRWMKQLLDLCGQVADAAGEAPLRSTARAAAKSLKRGVIAYSVLAE; this is translated from the coding sequence CGTCGGCGAGTTCGCCATCCACCTCGCGCTGCAGACCGGCCGCAAGGCGTTCTACACCACCCCGATCAAGGCGCTGTCGAACCAGAAGTACCACGACCTGGTCAAGCGCTACGGCTCCGAGAACGTCGGCCTGCTGACCGGCGACAACGTCGTCAACGGCGAGGCGCCGGTGGTCGTGATGACCACCGAGGTGCTGCGCAACATGCTCTACGCCGGCTCCCGCACGCTGCTCGGGCTCGGCTACGTCGTGATGGACGAGGTCCACTACCTCGCCGACCGGATGCGCGGCGCAGTCTGGGAGGAGGTCATCATCCACCTCCCGGAGTCGGTGACCCTCGTGTCCCTCTCGGCCACGGTCTCCAACGCCGAGGAGTTCGGCGAGTGGCTGGCCACCGTGCGCGGCGAGACCACCACGGTCCTGGAGGAGAAGCGGCCGGTGCCACTCTTCCAGCACGTCATGGTCGGTCGTCGCCTGCTCGACCTCTTCGCGTCCTCCGACGTCGACGCCAGCGCCGGCTTCGTCAAGGAGGGCGCACCCGTCAACGACGAGCTCACCCGCATCGCCCGCGACGACTGGGCGAGCACCCGCCTGATGCGCGACCGGCGCTCCCCGCGCAAGGGCAAGCCGGGGTCGTCGAAGAACCCCCGGTCGGTCGGCAACGGCCGCCGCGTGTGGATCCCCACCCGGGTCGACGTGGTCGAGCGGCTCGACCGCGAGGGGCTGCTGCCCGCGATCATGTTCATCTTCAGCCGGGCCGGATGCGACGCCGCCGTCACCCAGCTGGTGCAGGCCAACACCCGCCTCACCACGGCGGCGGAGCGCGACGAGATCTTCGCCCGGGTCGAGGCGGCCTCGCGCACCCTGCCCGAGGAGGACCTGCACGTCCTCGGCTACCACGAGTTCCTCGACGGACTCACCCGCGGCATCGCCGCCCACCACGCCGGGCTGCTGCCGGCGTTCAAGCAGGTGGTGGAGGAGCTGTTCCAGGACGGGCTGGTGAAGGTCGTCTTCGCGACCGAGACCCTCGCCCTGGGCATCAACATGCCCGCCCGCACGGTGGTGATCGAGAAGCTGTCGAAGTGGAACGGCGAGACCCACGCCGACCTGACGCCGGGGGAGTACACCCAGCTCACCGGGCGCGCGGGACGGCGCGGGCTCGACATCGAGGGCCACGGCGTCGTGCTCTACCAGCCGGGCATGAACCCGCGCGAGGTCGCCGGCCTCGCGTCGACGCGTACGTATCCGCTGCGCTCGTCGTTCCGCCCGTCCTACAACATGGCGGTCAACCTGGTCCACCAGTTCGGGCGGGCGCGCTCGCGCGAGCTGCTGGAGCAGTCCTTCGCCCAGTTCCAGGCCGACAAGGCCGTGGTCGGGCTCGCGCGGCAGGTCCGCCAGGCCGAGGACGCGCTCGACGGCTACCGCGATGCCGCCACCTGCCACGTGGGCGACTTCATGGAGTACGCCGGGATCCGCCGCCGGATCTCCGACCTGGAGAAAGGCGCGGCGCGCGAGCGGCGCCAGGACCGGCGCGGCGAGGCCGCCGCGTCGCTGGGCCGGCTCCGTCCCGGTGACGTGATCCGGGTGCCGGCCGGGAAGTTCAGCGGGCTGGCGGTCGTCATCGACCCGGGGGCGTCGGGTGACGAGCCGCGCCCCTACGTCGTGACCGCCGACCGGCAGGCCCGCCGGCTGGCGATGATGGACTTCCCGGTGCCGGTCGAGTCGATCGGCCGGCTGCGCATCCCCAAGTCGTTCAACGGCCGCAACCCCGGCCAGCGCCGCGAGCTCGCCAACGCCCTCCGGGCCCGGGCCGACTCCTTCGACGCCCCCGGGCCGCGGCGCGAGAAGCAGCGCGACTCCTTCAGCGACACCCCCACCGACCGCGAGATCGGCCGGCTGCGCGCGGACCTCAAGGCCCACCCGTGCCACCAGTGCCCCGAGCGCGAGGACCACGCCCGCTGGGCCGAGCGGTACTTCAAGCTCGAGCGCGACACCGAGACGCTCAAGCGGCGCGTCGAGAACCGCACCAACACCGTCGCGCGGACCTTCGACCGCGTGTGCGACGTGCTCACCGCCCTCGACTACCTCGAGGGTGACACGGTCACCGAGAAGGGCGGCCACCTGCGGCGGATCTACACCGACATGGACCTCGTGGCGGCCGAGGCGATCCGGGCCGGGCTGTTCGACGGCCTCGCGCCGTCGGAGCTGGCGTCGGTCCTCTCGGCGCTGGTCTTCGAGGCCCGCCGTGCCGACGACGCGTCGTCGCCGAAGATGCCCGGCGGGCAGGTGCGTCCGGTGCTCGGCGAGCTCGTACGCCTGTGGGGGCAGCTCGACGCCCTCGAGCGCGACCACAAGCTCGACTTCCTCCGCGAGCCCGACATGGGGTTCGCGTGGGCGGCGTGGCGCTGGGCGGAGGGCGACGACCTCGACGACGTGCTGATGGCCACCGGTCTGTCCGCCGGCGACTTCGTCCGCTGGATGAAGCAGCTGCTCGACCTGTGCGGCCAGGTGGCCGACGCGGCCGGCGAGGCGCCCCTGCGCAGCACCGCACGGGCCGCGGCGAAGTCGCTCAAGCGTGGCGTGATCGCCTACAGCGTGCTGGCGGAGTGA
- a CDS encoding 5'-3' exonuclease has translation MTDRLLLLDTASLYFRAFFGVPDSVKAPDGTPVNAVRGLMDFISRLVGDYDPTHLACCWDEDWRPQWRVDLIPSYKAHRVVREVPGPRPDVEEVPDPLQAQVPVILEVLAAYGIPVVGHPEMEADDVIGTLATGAGMPVDIVTGDRDLFQLVDDEAEVRVLYVARGVSKHERVDNAWVRAKYGVDAAHYADLATLRGDTSDGLPGVAGVGDKTAATLINRFGDVDAIVAAAADPDSDMGPGPRGKIKAAVDYLDVAPEVVAVRRDLDLGSPDLTRPRTPADHDALLALDERWGLGSSAVRLVEALSGSH, from the coding sequence GTGACCGACCGCCTGCTGCTGCTCGACACCGCGTCCCTCTACTTCCGCGCGTTCTTCGGTGTCCCCGACTCCGTGAAGGCGCCCGACGGCACCCCGGTCAACGCGGTGCGCGGGCTGATGGACTTCATCAGCCGGCTCGTGGGGGACTACGACCCGACGCACCTGGCCTGCTGCTGGGACGAGGACTGGCGGCCCCAGTGGCGCGTCGACCTGATCCCGTCCTACAAGGCGCACCGCGTGGTGCGCGAGGTCCCAGGCCCGCGTCCGGACGTCGAGGAGGTGCCCGACCCGCTGCAGGCGCAGGTCCCGGTGATCCTCGAGGTGCTCGCGGCCTACGGCATCCCGGTCGTCGGCCACCCCGAGATGGAGGCCGACGACGTGATCGGCACCCTCGCCACCGGCGCGGGGATGCCGGTCGACATCGTCACCGGCGACCGTGACCTGTTCCAGCTCGTCGACGACGAGGCGGAGGTGCGGGTGCTCTACGTCGCGCGCGGCGTCAGCAAGCACGAGCGGGTCGACAACGCGTGGGTGCGAGCGAAGTACGGCGTCGATGCCGCCCACTACGCCGACCTGGCCACCCTGCGCGGCGACACCTCCGACGGCCTGCCGGGCGTCGCCGGGGTCGGCGACAAGACGGCGGCGACGCTGATCAACCGCTTCGGTGACGTCGACGCGATCGTCGCCGCCGCGGCGGACCCCGACTCCGACATGGGGCCCGGGCCGCGCGGGAAGATCAAGGCGGCCGTCGACTACCTCGACGTCGCCCCGGAGGTGGTCGCCGTGCGGCGCGACCTCGACCTCGGGTCGCCCGACCTGACCCGCCCGCGGACCCCGGCCGACCACGACGCGCTGCTCGCGCTCGACGAGCGGTGGGGCCTCGGCTCGTCTGCCGTGCGTCTCGTGGAGGCCCTCTCCGGATCCCACTAG
- a CDS encoding Lrp/AsnC family transcriptional regulator — protein MSTSEVESKDRQILSLLATDGRMSFTDLGKATELSTSAVHQRVKRLEQRGLIKGYGATVDHDQLGRPLTAFISITPIDPSQPDDYPDRLVGIEEIESCWSVAGEESYILKIRVATPRDLEDLLARIRGAASVSTRTTIVLSTPYENRPLD, from the coding sequence GTGAGCACATCGGAGGTCGAGTCCAAGGACCGGCAGATCCTGTCCCTGCTGGCGACCGACGGCCGCATGTCGTTCACCGACCTCGGCAAGGCCACCGAGCTGTCGACCTCCGCGGTGCACCAGCGGGTCAAGCGGCTCGAGCAGCGCGGGCTGATCAAGGGCTACGGCGCGACCGTCGACCACGACCAGCTCGGCCGGCCGCTGACGGCGTTCATCTCGATCACCCCGATCGACCCCTCGCAGCCCGACGACTACCCGGACCGCCTGGTCGGGATCGAGGAGATCGAGTCGTGCTGGTCGGTGGCGGGGGAGGAGTCCTACATCCTCAAGATCCGCGTGGCCACCCCGCGCGACCTCGAGGACCTGCTTGCCCGGATCCGGGGCGCGGCGAGCGTCTCGACCCGCACCACGATCGTGCTGTCCACGCCCTACGAGAACCGCCCGCTCGACTAG
- a CDS encoding type IV toxin-antitoxin system AbiEi family antitoxin domain-containing protein, with translation MDAHLRALVAEHGVFLRREALAAGYHDHAIVALVRSGAWVRVRRGAYVFGDGWASLTANQRYAVLCRAAVRQASTEVVLSHTSAAGEYDAPLWECDLSVVHLTRQDRRAGRAEAGIHQHRGLLAEGDVVERNGLQVVSATRAALELTLLLDVEHALVEIDHLLHRGFTTVEDLRARYESMTHWPDSLTTDLVLRLVDGRAESVGESRARYLCWAQHLPAPIPNYPILDERGVEVARVDLAWPELGVFLEFDGKEKYTRHRREGESVVDCVLREKKRESLICELTGWRCIRITWADLYRPDEVSRRIRAMFRTPAA, from the coding sequence ATGGACGCACACCTCAGGGCCCTCGTCGCCGAGCACGGAGTCTTCCTCCGGAGGGAGGCGTTGGCCGCCGGCTACCACGACCACGCCATCGTCGCCCTCGTCCGCAGCGGCGCCTGGGTGCGTGTGCGCCGCGGGGCGTACGTCTTCGGTGATGGCTGGGCGTCGCTCACGGCCAACCAGAGGTACGCCGTCCTGTGCCGCGCCGCGGTCCGCCAGGCGAGCACCGAGGTGGTGCTCAGCCACACGAGCGCGGCCGGCGAGTACGACGCCCCGCTGTGGGAGTGCGACCTGTCCGTCGTCCACCTGACCCGCCAGGACCGGCGAGCGGGGCGCGCCGAGGCCGGCATCCACCAGCACCGCGGTCTGCTCGCCGAGGGCGACGTGGTCGAGCGCAACGGGTTGCAGGTCGTCAGTGCCACGCGGGCCGCGCTCGAGCTCACCTTGCTGCTCGACGTCGAGCACGCGCTGGTCGAGATCGACCACCTGCTCCACCGGGGCTTCACCACGGTGGAGGACCTACGGGCCCGCTACGAGTCGATGACCCACTGGCCGGACAGCCTCACCACGGACCTCGTGCTCCGTCTCGTCGACGGCCGGGCGGAGTCGGTCGGCGAGTCGCGCGCCCGCTATCTCTGCTGGGCCCAGCACCTCCCCGCTCCGATCCCGAACTACCCGATCCTCGACGAGCGCGGGGTCGAGGTCGCCCGTGTGGACCTCGCCTGGCCCGAGCTCGGCGTGTTCCTCGAGTTCGACGGCAAGGAGAAGTACACGAGGCACCGCCGCGAGGGAGAGTCGGTTGTGGACTGCGTGCTGCGGGAGAAGAAGCGCGAGTCGCTGATCTGCGAGCTCACCGGCTGGCGGTGCATCCGCATCACCTGGGCCGACCTCTACCGTCCCGACGAGGTCTCGCGGCGGATCCGGGCCATGTTCCGTACGCCCGCCGCGTGA
- a CDS encoding KamA family radical SAM protein produces the protein MSIETASAPGQALDTGQPYPYQRVELVEPDWTRFPGWADVTAADWASVQWQRAHCIKNVKQLRELMGDLLDERFYADLERDQAERATMSMLVPPQMMNTMVPAETPAGAGSLTEAFYADPVRHYMIPVFSDRRTDWPSHPHAARDSLHEHDMWATEGLTHRYPTKVLAELLPTCPQYCGHCTRMDLVGNSTVVIDKLKFAGKPNDRLGDMLDYLRRTPSVRDVVVSGGDVANMPWPRLEAFLMSVMEVDNIRDIRLATKALIGLPQHWLQPDVVEGVGRVAAVARSRGVSLAMHTHANHANSVTPVVAEAARAMLDAGLRDVRNQGVLLNGVNADPHALLDLCFRLLDGAQIMPYYFYMCDMIPFSEHWRVSLADAQRLQHHIMGYLPGFATPRIVCDVPFVGKRWVHQNADYDTEHGISYWTKNYRTSIEADDAEALSRFYEYYDPIHTLPESGQQWWEQHGRLDEASLKAAEMAEASRRTAALQAY, from the coding sequence ATGAGCATCGAGACCGCCAGCGCCCCCGGCCAGGCACTCGACACCGGCCAGCCCTACCCCTACCAGCGGGTCGAGCTCGTCGAGCCCGACTGGACCCGGTTCCCGGGCTGGGCCGACGTCACCGCCGCCGACTGGGCCTCGGTCCAGTGGCAGCGCGCCCACTGCATCAAGAACGTCAAGCAGCTGCGTGAGCTGATGGGCGACCTGCTCGACGAGCGGTTCTACGCCGACCTCGAGCGCGACCAGGCCGAGCGGGCCACCATGTCGATGCTGGTGCCGCCGCAGATGATGAACACGATGGTCCCCGCCGAGACGCCCGCCGGCGCCGGCTCGCTGACCGAGGCGTTCTACGCCGACCCGGTGCGCCACTACATGATCCCCGTCTTCAGCGACCGCCGCACCGACTGGCCGTCGCACCCGCACGCCGCGCGCGACTCCCTCCACGAGCACGACATGTGGGCGACCGAGGGCCTGACCCACCGCTACCCCACCAAGGTGCTCGCCGAGCTGCTGCCGACCTGCCCGCAGTACTGCGGCCACTGCACCCGCATGGACCTCGTCGGCAACTCGACCGTCGTGATCGACAAGCTCAAGTTCGCCGGCAAGCCCAACGACCGCCTCGGCGACATGCTCGACTACCTGCGTCGTACGCCGTCGGTGCGCGACGTCGTCGTCTCCGGCGGCGACGTGGCCAACATGCCGTGGCCCCGCCTCGAGGCGTTCCTCATGTCGGTCATGGAGGTCGACAACATCCGCGACATCCGCCTCGCCACGAAGGCCCTCATCGGCCTGCCGCAGCACTGGCTGCAGCCCGACGTGGTCGAGGGCGTCGGCCGGGTCGCCGCGGTGGCCCGCTCGCGCGGCGTCTCGCTGGCGATGCACACCCACGCCAACCACGCGAACTCCGTGACCCCCGTCGTCGCCGAGGCGGCGCGGGCGATGCTCGACGCCGGGCTGCGCGACGTGCGCAACCAGGGCGTGCTGCTCAACGGCGTCAACGCCGACCCGCACGCGCTGCTCGACCTGTGCTTCCGCCTGCTCGACGGCGCGCAGATCATGCCCTACTACTTCTACATGTGCGACATGATCCCGTTCTCGGAGCACTGGCGGGTCTCGCTGGCCGACGCCCAGCGCCTGCAGCACCACATCATGGGCTACCTCCCCGGCTTCGCGACGCCGCGCATCGTGTGCGACGTCCCGTTCGTCGGCAAGCGCTGGGTGCACCAGAACGCCGACTACGACACCGAGCACGGCATCTCGTACTGGACGAAGAACTACCGCACCTCGATCGAGGCCGACGACGCCGAGGCGCTCTCGCGCTTCTACGAGTACTACGACCCGATCCACACGCTGCCCGAGTCGGGCCAGCAGTGGTGGGAGCAGCACGGTCGCCTCGACGAGGCCTCGCTCAAGGCCGCCGAGATGGCCGAGGCCTCGCGCCGCACCGCCGCGCTCCAGGCGTACTGA
- the kdd gene encoding L-erythro-3,5-diaminohexanoate dehydrogenase, with product MTTPSDIRTDQETGDPTGLHRVLDDTTVLPQAAQRLDTRAQLWPDEVRVRVERLNLDAASFRQLERAHTRFGETDGDAVRAEVLDIVATRGKMQNPVTGSGGMLVGTVEEVGPESPLGLSVGDRVATLVSLTLTPLVIEDGLARWDGASEQVPCDGYAVLFGRSIAAVIPDDLDPALSLSVMDVCGAPALTARVVEEYVARAEQDGGSAPTVAVIGGAGKSGSLSLAAARAAGAARTIGVVPHQGEHDLLVGTGLADAVALADARDPIALRDAVAAAGGPADVTVVCVDVPGCEGGAILATADRGTVIFFSMATSFSAAALGAEGLAADVRMLVGNGYVPGHAAYAMELLRADAGVRGLFERRL from the coding sequence TTGACCACCCCCTCGGACATCCGGACGGACCAGGAGACTGGTGACCCGACCGGTCTGCACCGCGTCCTGGACGACACCACCGTGCTGCCGCAGGCCGCGCAGCGCCTCGACACCCGGGCGCAGCTGTGGCCCGACGAGGTCCGGGTGCGCGTCGAGCGGCTCAACCTCGACGCCGCCTCCTTCCGCCAGCTCGAGCGCGCGCACACCCGCTTCGGCGAGACCGACGGCGACGCGGTGCGCGCCGAGGTGCTCGACATCGTCGCCACCCGCGGCAAGATGCAGAACCCCGTGACCGGCTCCGGCGGCATGCTCGTCGGCACCGTCGAGGAGGTCGGCCCCGAGTCGCCCCTCGGCCTGAGCGTCGGCGACCGCGTCGCGACCCTGGTCAGCCTCACCCTCACCCCGCTCGTGATCGAGGACGGCCTCGCCCGCTGGGACGGCGCGAGCGAGCAGGTGCCGTGCGACGGCTACGCGGTGCTCTTCGGCCGCTCCATCGCCGCCGTCATCCCCGACGACCTCGACCCCGCGCTCTCGCTGAGCGTGATGGACGTCTGCGGCGCGCCCGCGCTGACCGCGCGCGTCGTCGAGGAGTACGTCGCCCGAGCCGAGCAGGACGGGGGCAGCGCCCCGACCGTCGCCGTCATCGGCGGCGCCGGGAAGTCCGGCTCCCTCAGCCTCGCAGCCGCCCGCGCGGCCGGGGCGGCCCGCACCATCGGCGTGGTGCCCCACCAGGGCGAGCACGACCTGCTCGTCGGCACCGGCCTCGCCGACGCTGTGGCCCTCGCCGACGCCCGCGACCCGATCGCCCTGCGCGACGCCGTCGCCGCCGCGGGCGGACCGGCCGACGTGACGGTCGTCTGCGTCGACGTCCCGGGCTGCGAGGGCGGCGCGATCCTGGCGACCGCCGACCGTGGCACGGTCATCTTCTTCTCCATGGCCACCAGCTTCAGTGCCGCCGCCCTCGGGGCGGAGGGCCTCGCCGCCGACGTGCGGATGCTCGTCGGCAACGGCTACGTCCCCGGCCACGCGGCCTACGCCATGGAGCTGCTGCGCGCCGACGCCGGCGTCCGTGGCCTGTTCGAGCGGAGGCTCTGA